One Longimicrobiales bacterium DNA window includes the following coding sequences:
- a CDS encoding Ig-like domain-containing protein, producing the protein MTKRMNRVLGLRMIVGASVTLMVAVACQEVTGPIWVDSLQLEPDSIFLIPGETAQFTSVPLDQRDNELPERAERTEWIVSNSTIATLEPQGGVATVTAVKVGSTNVRVSLGRGTGTGRVYVEPFELREIRIDPVPGGGPIELSQTSTFGTRTTVRPILIGMDGQQVSTEGYRISWRTSSTQIFIMVGNQEVVTGTSISIRGRNAGSATLTLVVGDKSISVPVIVS; encoded by the coding sequence ATGACGAAGCGCATGAACCGAGTCCTCGGACTCCGGATGATCGTTGGTGCCTCAGTCACGCTCATGGTGGCCGTGGCGTGTCAGGAAGTCACCGGCCCGATCTGGGTCGACTCTCTCCAGCTTGAGCCGGATTCGATCTTCTTGATCCCAGGTGAAACGGCTCAGTTCACTTCAGTGCCGTTGGATCAGCGGGACAACGAACTGCCGGAACGCGCGGAGCGCACAGAATGGATTGTGAGCAACTCGACGATCGCGACCCTTGAGCCGCAGGGCGGGGTCGCTACGGTCACCGCAGTGAAGGTCGGCTCAACCAACGTGCGCGTGTCGCTTGGGCGTGGTACCGGGACGGGCCGCGTCTACGTCGAGCCGTTCGAGTTGCGGGAGATCAGGATCGACCCAGTACCGGGTGGTGGCCCCATTGAACTGAGTCAGACGAGCACCTTCGGAACGCGAACGACGGTGCGGCCGATCCTGATCGGTATGGATGGCCAACAGGTCTCTACCGAGGGTTATCGGATCTCTTGGCGGACGTCCAGCACCCAGATCTTCATCATGGTCGGAAACCAGGAAGTCGTCACAGGTACTTCGATCAGCATCCGCGGACGGAACGCAGGGTCGGCGACGCTCACGTTGGTTGTAGGGGATAAGTCGATCTCAGTCCCCGTGATCGTCAGCTAA
- a CDS encoding membrane dipeptidase: MDRRTFIRGTAAAAALPGLLPGLASGAHIPAAALNGDRPGPLRDPRALIIDAMGELRPIYEPPLVRQMLQSGTDSITVTLCDPKFVGAEALDTAVDGLMEYDRYLAAHPDLFVKATKVADIDEARRSGRMAVFYLFQNATQFDDDLDRVQMFHKLGLTSCQVTYNERNLAGVGCRAEGDEGGLTEFGREMIDRMNGTGVLVDLAHANEQTMADTIEHSRMPVINSHTGCDAVHAHERNMSDANLRAMAERGGVVGVCQLRPFLTEKKQDNLHAYFDHIDHAVQVCGTDHVGIGSDRDHRVIEMTPEYEAELRAEEGSQVSSSELPYYIDELNGPTRMTVVWDGLVQRGYSAEAIEKIMGGNVYRIYEEVIG, from the coding sequence ATGGATAGACGCACATTCATTCGTGGCACGGCGGCCGCAGCAGCGCTTCCCGGGCTCCTTCCAGGGCTCGCGAGCGGCGCGCACATTCCAGCGGCAGCTCTGAACGGAGACCGACCGGGGCCATTGCGAGACCCCCGCGCTCTCATCATCGATGCAATGGGTGAGCTCCGTCCCATCTACGAGCCGCCCCTCGTCCGGCAGATGCTGCAGAGTGGCACCGACTCGATCACCGTCACCTTGTGTGATCCCAAGTTTGTCGGTGCCGAGGCCCTCGACACTGCGGTTGACGGCCTGATGGAATACGACCGGTATCTCGCGGCACATCCAGACCTATTCGTGAAGGCGACCAAGGTCGCGGACATCGACGAAGCACGTCGGTCCGGGCGCATGGCGGTCTTCTATCTCTTCCAGAACGCGACCCAGTTCGACGACGACCTCGATCGGGTCCAGATGTTCCACAAACTCGGTCTGACGAGCTGCCAGGTGACGTACAACGAGCGGAACCTGGCGGGAGTTGGGTGCCGCGCTGAGGGAGACGAGGGCGGGCTGACCGAATTCGGCCGAGAGATGATCGATCGAATGAATGGGACCGGGGTGTTGGTGGATCTAGCACATGCAAACGAACAGACGATGGCAGACACCATCGAGCATTCGCGCATGCCGGTCATCAATTCCCATACGGGCTGTGATGCGGTGCACGCGCACGAACGGAACATGTCCGATGCGAATCTCAGAGCCATGGCAGAACGCGGTGGCGTCGTAGGGGTGTGTCAGCTCCGGCCGTTCCTGACAGAGAAGAAGCAAGACAATCTGCACGCCTATTTCGACCACATCGATCATGCCGTTCAGGTCTGCGGCACGGATCATGTAGGGATCGGTAGTGACAGAGATCACCGAGTGATCGAGATGACGCCTGAATACGAAGCCGAACTCCGCGCGGAGGAAGGCAGTCAGGTGAGCAGCAGCGAATTGCCCTACTACATCGACGAGCTCAACGGGCCCACACGGATGACTGTGGTCTGGGACGGATTGGTGCAGCGAGGGTACTCGGCTGAGGCCATCGAGAAGATCATGGGTGGCAACGTGTACCGCATATATGAAGAGGTCATCGGTTGA
- a CDS encoding AIM24 family protein, whose product MSGVLGHGIHGDDMQLVEIELDPGEGVRAEAGAMMFMQPGIEMQTSTGGGIFKGCERMVTGESFFLTNFIYQRGGAGQGGVPSILLLTKSFRSTCVR is encoded by the coding sequence ATGTCAGGTGTTCTCGGCCACGGCATCCACGGCGACGACATGCAGTTGGTTGAAATCGAGCTCGATCCGGGCGAAGGCGTCCGTGCCGAGGCGGGTGCCATGATGTTTATGCAACCCGGCATCGAGATGCAGACCAGCACGGGCGGTGGGATATTCAAGGGATGCGAGCGGATGGTGACCGGAGAGTCGTTCTTCCTCACCAACTTCATCTACCAAAGGGGCGGGGCGGGGCAAGGTGGCGTTCCGAGCATCCTACTCCTGACAAAGTCATTCCGCTCAACCTGCGTGCGTTGA
- a CDS encoding amidohydrolase family protein, with translation MKLSIKDSVGLALVAGTLGALVVHIGPSGHEARHPTSVADAGSAMTSAAASTPVAFVDVNVVPMEGDAVLHRQVVIAQDGFIRQIGPLGVLEPPAGALIVNGDGTRYLVPGLTDAHVHLPDGAENWLPVFLANGVTTVFNLRGEERHLELRDRIRSGEVIGPTVYTSGPFTNEPGVHTPEDAVDAVQAHVRSGYDFVKIHGDLSAETYNALVQAGRDEGIAVLGHAPRNLPFSAVIESGQAGVAHAEELIYTHFNSLDTRDLDGVAADMARAGTWLTPTLSTFGNIVTQWGSADGVHAGLGSDMARYLPESLREDWLDDNPYMGRDPTGRDRIEAMYEFQHPMIRTFNQAGIPMLTGTDTPLPVLVPGFSLHNEIEVLRNAGLSRYEALAAATRNAGRFVQQHVDPTASFGTITTGARADLVLVEEDPLADLDRLRHPTGVMVRGRWFSRDALDRMLESAVGND, from the coding sequence ATGAAGCTCAGCATCAAAGATTCGGTCGGGCTGGCGTTGGTAGCCGGCACCCTCGGTGCCTTGGTGGTCCACATCGGACCGTCGGGGCATGAGGCTCGGCATCCCACGTCCGTGGCGGATGCCGGCAGTGCGATGACAAGCGCCGCAGCGAGCACGCCCGTCGCCTTCGTGGACGTCAACGTCGTGCCCATGGAAGGCGACGCAGTGCTGCACCGGCAAGTGGTAATCGCGCAAGACGGCTTCATCCGCCAAATCGGCCCGCTCGGAGTTCTTGAGCCGCCCGCAGGCGCACTGATCGTGAACGGTGACGGCACTCGGTACCTCGTGCCCGGCCTGACCGACGCCCACGTGCACCTCCCGGACGGAGCCGAAAATTGGCTGCCCGTCTTCCTGGCGAACGGCGTGACAACCGTGTTCAATCTGCGCGGAGAAGAGCGCCATCTTGAACTCCGAGACCGCATCCGGTCCGGCGAAGTGATCGGTCCGACCGTGTATACGTCCGGCCCCTTCACGAATGAGCCCGGTGTCCACACCCCTGAGGACGCGGTCGATGCGGTCCAGGCCCATGTCCGTAGCGGCTACGACTTCGTGAAGATCCACGGAGATCTCTCAGCAGAGACGTACAACGCGCTCGTTCAAGCCGGCCGTGACGAGGGCATCGCGGTGCTCGGACACGCCCCGCGTAACCTCCCGTTCTCTGCGGTGATCGAGAGTGGTCAGGCGGGCGTCGCGCACGCCGAAGAGTTGATCTACACGCACTTCAATTCGCTGGACACCCGAGACCTGGACGGCGTCGCAGCCGACATGGCTCGGGCGGGTACGTGGCTCACACCTACCCTGTCTACGTTCGGCAACATCGTGACGCAGTGGGGCTCCGCGGATGGCGTACACGCCGGGCTAGGATCGGATATGGCCCGCTACCTCCCTGAGTCCCTCCGCGAGGACTGGCTGGACGACAACCCCTACATGGGACGCGATCCCACGGGACGGGATCGGATCGAAGCCATGTACGAATTCCAGCACCCCATGATTCGCACCTTCAACCAAGCGGGCATCCCCATGCTCACCGGCACGGATACTCCGCTGCCCGTGCTCGTGCCGGGCTTCTCGCTGCACAACGAAATCGAAGTACTCAGAAACGCCGGACTGAGTCGATACGAGGCGCTCGCAGCTGCCACCCGGAACGCAGGCCGCTTCGTGCAGCAGCACGTGGACCCGACCGCCAGTTTTGGAACCATCACGACTGGAGCCCGCGCCGACTTGGTGTTGGTTGAAGAGGACCCGCTCGCTGACTTGGACCGACTCCGCCACCCAACCGGTGTGATGGTGCGAGGACGGTGGTTCAGCCGCGACGCGCTCGACCGAATGCTCGAGTCCGCAGTCGGGAACGATTAG
- a CDS encoding carboxypeptidase regulatory-like domain-containing protein: MQFCLRTFAVVAALALAIPSAAHAQSRTTSAIRGFVTAQDGSILVGGTVVIRHDETGASRSGLTNANGAFLVLLLQPGGPYSVSIQHLGYSEGRVEGIRLAVGETFTMEYVMQEQAVELQGIDVAVERATIFTPTQIGPATRLTERVLDATPIMSRDVMELAVLSPLVKTTEGGGFSVAGQNDRYNAILVDGLASKDMFGLTSGGVPGGQAGAKLIPIDAVAQYEVLVAPFDVRLSGFTGGVMNAVTRSGTNDWRVRIGGVHRAEQLMGDLQLPTGPVAASGVDRSLLSFSVGGPVVLDKGHFFVAAEFERRNQPPSGYNLFRDPESLVRISGESMDEFASLMQTDHGVDVGNAAAYPLSQQLSNVFVRSDWNFDNGTRLTLRNVFSHATNDESPNRSAFLPYELSSNTVQRTSMNNITSLQLFSPLGDRFSNEFDMTVQISSDESAPTTDWPQVEVDVRSSIGDVSLNRPVRVGGQFFAQDNGLDQTSIRATNSLDIRSEGDDVVTLGITGSYYDIAHRFLPGAAGEYYFPSMADLRANAPERYQRAELAPGQDPAAKFEVVEVGAFVQHLMNAGKGLTMRFGIRMDAPYVLSSPEQNTDVLDFFGYDTSKLPSGNFLFSPRFGFNWQSDGLRVTQVRGGFGWFAGQVPYVWLSNAFHNNGIRSTTLTCSGRHYVEPLPARPAPPLNVGSQPAGCYDPDGGTIPFNRVSSVVMFEDGFKYPQDLKFSASVDHELSDRTSFTIGFLFNKALNQVGIEERNLEGGNTSLSQLGGTERKYYSDITSEFDQVLLVTNEGEDWATSLSLELRGQLTDRIGIQSGYAFARSWDRTSLTFADMASNFGFNPSEFDVNQPPLRTSNFDRPHKIVLAMYGAPFESLPDTELSLLYTGQSGLPFSYVYDGDVNGDGYPGVGGALDRFNDLVHVPATLSGLGEGAPYSLVTQILLADAIKNNDCLKKYAGTLVARNGCRAPWENRLDLRLAHTVHMGDRDIRFEGDLINVLNMVNGSWGKIETTSPVVPLLELCQLGCESPLPARWGGAVLPQRNEDGQLTSPDPWTVITPDSQWQMQFGVRVTFGGGR; encoded by the coding sequence ATGCAATTCTGTTTGCGCACCTTCGCCGTGGTCGCGGCATTGGCGCTCGCCATTCCTTCGGCCGCTCACGCCCAATCGCGCACGACGTCTGCCATTCGCGGCTTCGTCACTGCTCAAGACGGTTCGATCCTCGTCGGTGGGACGGTCGTCATCCGTCACGACGAGACGGGCGCGTCGCGGTCGGGTCTGACGAACGCGAACGGGGCTTTCCTTGTTCTGCTCCTTCAGCCGGGGGGCCCGTACTCGGTCTCCATCCAGCACCTCGGGTATTCTGAGGGGCGAGTCGAAGGGATTCGACTCGCCGTGGGCGAGACGTTCACCATGGAATATGTCATGCAGGAGCAGGCAGTGGAGCTGCAGGGGATCGACGTCGCGGTCGAGCGCGCCACGATCTTCACGCCGACACAGATTGGTCCGGCGACGCGGCTGACCGAGCGGGTGCTCGACGCGACCCCCATCATGTCGCGTGACGTGATGGAGTTGGCTGTCTTGTCGCCTTTGGTGAAGACCACGGAAGGCGGTGGTTTCTCCGTAGCGGGGCAGAACGATCGCTACAACGCCATCTTGGTGGATGGCCTGGCCAGTAAGGACATGTTCGGCCTGACCTCAGGCGGGGTGCCGGGGGGGCAGGCTGGTGCAAAGCTGATCCCCATTGATGCTGTCGCTCAATACGAAGTGCTGGTGGCCCCGTTCGATGTTCGCCTGTCCGGCTTCACCGGTGGTGTGATGAATGCGGTGACCCGTTCCGGGACGAACGACTGGCGCGTGCGGATCGGCGGTGTTCACCGAGCCGAGCAGCTTATGGGAGACCTTCAGCTTCCGACCGGCCCGGTAGCGGCCTCCGGCGTGGACCGGAGCCTCCTTTCGTTCTCCGTGGGTGGTCCGGTCGTGCTGGACAAGGGCCACTTCTTCGTTGCGGCTGAGTTCGAGCGGCGGAATCAGCCACCGTCGGGTTACAACCTCTTCCGTGATCCCGAGTCACTCGTGCGTATCTCCGGAGAGTCGATGGACGAGTTTGCGTCCCTCATGCAGACGGATCATGGGGTGGATGTTGGGAATGCCGCCGCTTACCCACTCAGCCAACAGCTCTCGAACGTGTTTGTGCGCTCCGACTGGAATTTCGACAACGGGACACGACTGACACTGCGAAACGTGTTCTCACACGCTACGAACGACGAGTCACCCAACCGCTCGGCCTTCCTTCCGTACGAGCTGTCGTCCAACACGGTCCAGCGGACGTCGATGAACAACATCACGTCCCTGCAGCTCTTTTCACCGCTCGGTGATCGGTTCTCGAACGAGTTCGACATGACGGTGCAGATCAGCTCTGACGAGTCTGCGCCGACGACGGACTGGCCGCAGGTCGAGGTGGACGTGAGAAGTTCGATCGGCGATGTATCGCTGAATCGGCCGGTACGCGTCGGGGGGCAGTTCTTCGCCCAGGACAATGGCCTGGACCAGACGAGTATCAGGGCCACGAACAGTCTGGATATTCGCAGTGAGGGTGACGACGTCGTCACCCTCGGAATCACGGGGTCGTACTACGACATCGCACATCGCTTCCTGCCCGGTGCGGCCGGTGAGTACTACTTCCCGTCGATGGCGGACCTTCGGGCCAACGCGCCGGAGCGCTACCAACGCGCTGAGTTGGCGCCCGGCCAGGATCCAGCCGCAAAGTTCGAGGTCGTCGAGGTCGGGGCGTTCGTTCAGCACCTCATGAACGCTGGGAAGGGCCTCACGATGCGGTTCGGCATTCGAATGGACGCGCCTTACGTCCTCTCGTCTCCGGAGCAGAACACCGATGTACTCGATTTCTTCGGATACGACACGTCTAAGCTACCCAGCGGTAATTTCTTGTTCTCCCCGCGCTTCGGCTTCAACTGGCAGAGCGACGGTCTGCGTGTGACGCAGGTACGCGGTGGCTTCGGCTGGTTCGCCGGCCAGGTGCCCTACGTCTGGCTCTCCAATGCCTTCCACAACAACGGCATTCGTTCGACAACACTGACCTGCAGCGGAAGGCATTACGTCGAACCGCTGCCGGCGCGTCCTGCACCGCCCTTGAACGTCGGCTCTCAACCCGCGGGTTGTTACGACCCAGACGGCGGGACGATCCCGTTCAACCGCGTGAGCAGCGTGGTCATGTTCGAAGACGGCTTCAAGTATCCGCAGGACTTGAAGTTCTCAGCTTCGGTCGATCACGAGTTGAGCGACCGCACGAGCTTCACGATCGGCTTCCTGTTTAACAAAGCGCTGAACCAGGTGGGAATCGAAGAACGCAACCTCGAGGGCGGCAACACGTCGCTCTCGCAGCTGGGTGGCACCGAGCGGAAGTATTACTCAGACATCACAAGCGAATTCGACCAGGTCCTCCTCGTCACCAATGAGGGTGAGGACTGGGCCACGTCACTGAGCTTGGAACTTCGCGGCCAACTCACGGACCGAATCGGAATCCAGTCCGGCTATGCCTTCGCGCGTTCTTGGGACCGTACGAGCCTGACCTTCGCGGATATGGCATCGAACTTCGGGTTCAATCCGAGTGAGTTCGATGTGAATCAGCCGCCGTTGCGGACCTCGAATTTCGACCGTCCACACAAGATCGTCCTGGCCATGTACGGGGCTCCCTTCGAGTCTCTCCCGGATACGGAACTGTCGCTCCTCTACACCGGACAGTCGGGCCTCCCGTTCTCCTACGTCTACGACGGAGATGTGAACGGGGACGGCTACCCCGGCGTTGGTGGAGCCCTCGATCGATTCAACGATCTCGTGCATGTGCCAGCGACGCTCAGTGGGCTCGGGGAAGGCGCTCCGTACTCGCTGGTGACGCAGATTCTGTTGGCGGATGCGATCAAGAACAACGATTGCCTCAAGAAGTACGCGGGGACGCTTGTGGCTCGGAACGGCTGTCGGGCTCCGTGGGAGAACCGGTTGGATCTGAGGTTGGCCCACACGGTTCACATGGGTGATCGCGACATTCGCTTCGAGGGTGACCTGATCAACGTGCTCAACATGGTCAACGGAAGCTGGGGCAAGATCGAGACGACCAGCCCTGTCGTTCCGCTGCTAGAGCTGTGTCAACTCGGTTGCGAGAGTCCTCTTCCCGCCAGGTGGGGTGGGGCGGTGCTCCCTCAACGCAACGAGGACGGTCAGCTGACGTCTCCGGACCCGTGGACGGTGATCACACCAGATTCCCAATGGCAGATGCAGTTCGGGGTTCGCGTGACGTTCGGCGGAGGGCGATAA
- a CDS encoding dicarboxylate/amino acid:cation symporter has translation MGDTTTRKRWGLGTQILIGMMVGSALGAVFGESVTIVQPLGDLFIRLLVLAAVPLIFFNLLAGLTTLSDVRTFGRLATKTMSYFVVTDLVALSLGMGAMLLLKPGVGMQLTEEVGETVGEVPAIADVLLGMVPTNIFEAFAAGNVVQLVVVSVFLGVATLMLRGPVKNRLSQGYQDLAALFRRLVDLILLIAPVGIAALMAVTVGRYGTQLIGPMTKFLVGVWACQFIVVCGYMILLRVFTDRRPLAFLRDTGLLWATTAATTSSLASLSVGLEMAEKINLPRQIYSFTLPLGAQLNKDGTAVMLGAVLIFTAQAAGVSFSPAAFVTILLVGLLLSEGSGGIPGGGFVIALIFVQAFNLPIEIAAIVGGIYRLVDMGNTTVNIMGDMVGTSLVAQSEVGRA, from the coding sequence ATGGGCGATACGACCACCCGTAAGCGGTGGGGGTTAGGGACCCAAATTTTGATTGGGATGATGGTCGGGAGTGCGCTGGGTGCGGTTTTTGGAGAGAGCGTGACGATCGTGCAGCCCCTCGGGGACTTGTTCATTCGTCTGCTCGTCCTCGCCGCAGTGCCGTTGATTTTCTTCAACCTGTTGGCAGGCCTTACCACTCTGTCGGACGTCCGTACCTTCGGGCGTTTGGCCACAAAGACGATGAGCTATTTCGTCGTGACCGACCTGGTCGCGCTCTCGCTGGGGATGGGCGCCATGCTGCTGCTCAAGCCAGGTGTGGGTATGCAGCTCACAGAGGAGGTCGGCGAAACCGTGGGAGAAGTGCCGGCGATCGCCGACGTACTGCTTGGCATGGTGCCCACCAACATCTTCGAGGCGTTCGCTGCCGGGAACGTGGTCCAATTGGTGGTCGTGTCGGTGTTTCTGGGCGTCGCGACGCTCATGCTCAGGGGCCCCGTGAAGAATCGCTTGAGTCAGGGGTACCAAGATTTAGCTGCGCTGTTTAGACGTCTCGTGGATCTGATCCTGCTGATTGCTCCAGTCGGAATCGCGGCGCTCATGGCCGTCACGGTCGGTCGATACGGGACGCAGCTCATTGGACCGATGACCAAATTCCTCGTCGGCGTCTGGGCCTGTCAGTTCATTGTTGTCTGCGGGTACATGATCCTTCTGCGTGTCTTCACCGACCGACGGCCTCTAGCTTTCCTCCGCGACACCGGCCTGCTCTGGGCCACAACTGCCGCGACCACGTCGAGCCTTGCTTCGCTCTCCGTGGGACTCGAGATGGCAGAGAAGATCAATCTGCCGCGCCAGATCTATTCGTTCACTCTGCCTCTGGGCGCTCAGCTCAACAAAGACGGCACCGCCGTGATGCTCGGTGCGGTACTGATCTTCACGGCCCAAGCTGCCGGGGTGTCGTTCTCGCCAGCTGCCTTTGTCACGATTCTGCTCGTAGGTTTGCTTTTGTCCGAAGGCTCGGGCGGGATTCCAGGCGGAGGCTTTGTGATCGCGCTCATTTTCGTACAGGCTTTTAATTTGCCGATCGAGATCGCCGCCATCGTGGGCGGCATTTATCGGCTCGTCGATATGGGAAATACAACTGTCAACATTATGGGTGATATGGTCGGCACATCTCTGGTGGCTCAGTCCGAAGTAGGTCGGGCATGA
- a CDS encoding DUF411 domain-containing protein → MGRLHVTLEEAAQMKYSTTALTLLTVALTGCGSGDAAEANAAGEATPVMFAIADADLPSILVYKAATCGCCEGWVDHLRAAGFDVDARNVQDLMVVKRDAGVPGAVMSCHTALIDGYVVEGHVPAEQIKAMLASRPAITGIGVPGMPTGSPGMEGPGAKPYQVISWDRQGNAAVFADIDPR, encoded by the coding sequence ATGGGCCGTTTACACGTCACGCTCGAAGAGGCTGCTCAGATGAAGTACTCGACCACTGCCCTGACCCTTCTGACCGTCGCTCTCACGGGATGTGGCTCAGGCGATGCCGCCGAAGCCAATGCCGCGGGCGAAGCGACACCTGTCATGTTTGCAATAGCCGATGCGGATCTTCCCTCGATCCTAGTCTACAAGGCCGCGACCTGCGGATGCTGTGAGGGCTGGGTCGACCACCTTCGTGCTGCGGGCTTCGACGTCGATGCACGTAACGTCCAGGACCTGATGGTGGTGAAAAGAGACGCGGGCGTTCCGGGAGCCGTTATGTCGTGTCACACGGCGCTCATCGACGGATACGTAGTCGAAGGCCACGTGCCAGCAGAACAAATCAAGGCGATGCTCGCCAGTCGTCCCGCGATCACCGGCATCGGAGTGCCAGGCATGCCGACTGGTTCGCCAGGCATGGAAGGCCCCGGTGCAAAGCCGTACCAGGTCATCTCATGGGACCGTCAGGGGAACGCGGCTGTCTTCGCCGACATCGACCCGCGGTAA
- a CDS encoding aminotransferase class V-fold PLP-dependent enzyme, which yields MNPDIRALFPGADERVYLDTSARSLVPDPVREAVEAHLRVRQFEGGDKDTLWAMVNRTREAFAKLINADADEVAITKNVSEGLNLFGASLPWQAGDNVVLCPDLEHPNNIYLWYNLKELHGIEVRSVAAESGHLSVAGMAAAMDDRTRLVTLPTISFAPGFVSDVRGVVQAAKRVGALTMVDAAQSIGAIQTDVRQLGLDALTVATQKCMMGLYGSGFLYIRREVANQLVPVHVARYGIDLDGAHETAFSEGELTYKSGALRFDLGNYNYLGMAAAGAAIDLLEEWGMDAVEGHLRRLSAGFAQALIERGLPVAGGTPGPHLAHIVSVGQSGGGRHYSADDPAMNSLHQSLLSQGIQHSIRSGVLRFSVGMHNNQSDIDRALEAVDRWILETGYAP from the coding sequence ATGAACCCCGACATTCGAGCGTTGTTTCCGGGCGCAGACGAGCGCGTCTACCTGGACACTTCGGCGCGCTCGCTAGTACCTGACCCGGTTCGTGAGGCGGTCGAGGCCCACCTGCGCGTCAGGCAGTTCGAGGGGGGCGACAAAGACACTCTTTGGGCCATGGTGAATCGAACTCGTGAAGCCTTCGCTAAGCTCATCAACGCAGATGCCGACGAGGTCGCGATCACGAAGAATGTGTCCGAAGGCCTGAATCTTTTCGGTGCGAGTCTGCCCTGGCAGGCCGGGGACAACGTCGTCCTCTGTCCTGACTTAGAGCATCCCAACAACATCTATTTGTGGTACAACCTGAAGGAGCTCCACGGGATCGAGGTGCGGAGTGTCGCAGCGGAAAGCGGGCACCTCTCGGTGGCGGGTATGGCGGCTGCCATGGACGATCGGACCCGTCTGGTCACACTCCCGACGATCTCGTTCGCCCCTGGATTCGTTTCGGATGTGCGAGGTGTCGTACAGGCCGCGAAGCGCGTGGGGGCGCTCACGATGGTGGATGCCGCCCAGTCCATTGGCGCGATTCAAACGGATGTGCGGCAATTGGGACTGGATGCGCTCACCGTGGCCACACAGAAGTGCATGATGGGTCTGTACGGCAGTGGCTTTCTCTACATCCGCCGTGAGGTCGCGAACCAACTCGTCCCCGTGCACGTCGCCCGATATGGCATCGACCTGGACGGCGCGCACGAAACGGCCTTCTCGGAGGGAGAACTGACGTACAAGTCCGGCGCGCTGCGCTTCGATCTAGGGAACTATAACTACTTGGGCATGGCCGCCGCTGGGGCAGCGATCGACCTCCTGGAAGAGTGGGGAATGGACGCTGTGGAGGGGCACCTGCGCCGGTTGTCAGCTGGGTTCGCGCAAGCGCTCATCGAGCGAGGACTGCCTGTGGCGGGCGGTACTCCGGGCCCGCATCTCGCGCACATCGTCTCAGTAGGGCAGAGCGGTGGTGGGCGGCATTATTCGGCGGATGATCCAGCGATGAACTCTCTTCACCAGTCTCTGTTGTCGCAAGGAATTCAGCACTCCATCCGAAGCGGCGTGCTGCGCTTCTCCGTTGGCATGCACAACAATCAGTCGGACATCGATCGCGCGCTCGAAGCGGTGGATCGGTGGATCCTCGAAACAGGGTATGCACCATGA
- a CDS encoding serine hydrolase has product MRCLARRIVTSALAILVLGVFLAAPASAQVGSADWERAISNWAESVTDQVSTDAVGGIAAGVVVDGDLVWARGFGLADRASRATMEPSAISRTGSISKSVTAVLMMRLVDQGVVDLDVPVERYLPEFGQLTDRRPGADAVTLRHLASHTAGIIREPRNLPAAVSGPLEAWEERILSALPETAYDSVPGARYQYSNIGFGTLGLALSRAAGRPFMEMVREEVFTPLGMIGSSFVVEGTELEARLASGYTNGRDGTIDGSMPAREHSGRGYKVPNGGVYSTVADLGRFLGAVAGVPGLRILSEESRLEMISVQTPENPDRGYGLGFSVQRTEGGSQIVSHGGSVAGYTAYMAVDTETGVGVVLLRNYNQGETNLARAAQSLIQELAPVLR; this is encoded by the coding sequence ATGAGATGTCTTGCGCGTCGGATCGTGACCTCGGCGTTGGCCATACTGGTCCTGGGCGTGTTCCTCGCCGCTCCGGCGAGCGCCCAGGTCGGGTCGGCCGATTGGGAGCGTGCGATCTCGAACTGGGCCGAGAGCGTCACGGATCAAGTATCCACGGATGCGGTCGGCGGGATCGCCGCGGGTGTGGTCGTCGATGGCGATCTCGTTTGGGCGAGGGGCTTCGGTCTCGCGGACCGTGCTTCCCGCGCCACGATGGAACCCTCTGCGATCTCCCGGACAGGGTCGATCTCGAAATCGGTCACGGCTGTTCTGATGATGCGACTCGTGGATCAGGGCGTGGTGGATCTGGACGTGCCGGTGGAACGGTACCTGCCTGAGTTTGGCCAGCTGACAGATCGCAGGCCGGGAGCGGATGCCGTCACGCTTCGTCACCTCGCGAGCCACACGGCGGGGATCATTCGCGAGCCCAGGAATCTTCCGGCGGCCGTTTCTGGCCCCCTTGAAGCGTGGGAGGAGAGGATCTTGAGCGCCCTGCCGGAGACTGCATACGACAGTGTACCGGGCGCGCGCTATCAGTACTCGAACATCGGCTTCGGCACGCTCGGTCTGGCACTGTCGAGAGCAGCTGGGCGTCCGTTCATGGAGATGGTCCGCGAGGAGGTCTTCACACCCCTCGGAATGATTGGGTCGAGCTTCGTGGTGGAGGGGACCGAGTTAGAAGCGCGTCTCGCGAGCGGGTATACCAACGGACGAGACGGAACGATCGACGGATCGATGCCGGCACGGGAGCATTCCGGCCGGGGCTATAAAGTGCCCAACGGCGGAGTGTATTCGACGGTGGCCGATCTCGGACGGTTCCTTGGCGCGGTAGCTGGGGTGCCGGGGCTTCGTATTCTCTCCGAAGAGAGCCGCCTTGAGATGATCTCCGTGCAGACACCTGAGAATCCGGACCGCGGATATGGCCTCGGCTTCTCAGTCCAGAGGACGGAAGGCGGGTCGCAGATCGTGAGCCACGGAGGCTCCGTGGCGGGGTACACGGCCTATATGGCGGTGGACACCGAGACGGGTGTGGGAGTCGTACTCCTGCGGAACTACAACCAAGGCGAGACGAACCTAGCCCGGGCAGCTCAGAGTTTGATTCAAGAGCTCGCGCCGGTGCTGAGGTAG